The segment TTTCTTGATCCAGATACCTGTCATCAGATCAAATGCGAGGTAGTGCACCCATCCGGCAGTAACTGCCGTTTTATCAGTAAATAATTGCATCACGCCATCAAGCGTATTAAATTTTTCGATGTCATCCGGATTAAAACTTTGGAAGATGAGCCATGCATATACAATGGCAAAGAGTGTGATGACCACACTGATCAATAATTTATCAACAGAAGGCCAGAAGGGGCTTGCGATCAAAAGAATTAACCAGGCAACTAAAGCAATGGTGCTGCAAAGTTGAAAAACAGAATCGGGACTCATGCAGAGAAGTTTTATGAAAGATAAAGAATTTCCAAGAGGTTCTTTATTATCCCGATTCTATCTCAATTAAAATCTGTTTATATCAACCGGAAAAATGAAACAATGATTTTATACCAGCTCACCCAGAGCTTTTATGATACGTGATTGAGTTTCTTCATCACTCAGTTCTTCTGGTACAAAAGCTTGTCCGATCACTTTTTCGTAAAGTTCAACATAACGTTTGCTGATGGTGTTGATCCATTCATCGCTCATTTCAGGAACGGTTTGTCCTTCCTTGCCCATGAAATTATTTTCGATCAGCCATTCTCTTACAAACTCTTTACTTAATTGTTTTTGGCGTTCACCTGTTTGCTGGCGTTCCTCAAAACCATCTGCATAAAAATAGCGGGATGAATCAGGGGTATGTATTTCATCCATCAGGTAAATAGTTTCACCTATTTTCCCAAATTCATATTTGGTATCAACAAGTATCAATCCCTGTTTGGCTGCAATTTCTTTTCCACGTGCAAACAGTTGCAATGCGTAACTGCTTAATTGGTTCCACTCTGCTTCTGAACATATTCCCTGTGCCGCAATTTCTGCTGGCGAAATATCTTCGTCATGACCCGCATCTGCTTTTGTCGAGGGAGTAATAATGGGAGTAGGGAAGTAATCATTTTCTTTCAAACCATCTGGCATTGCTGCACCGCAAAGTTCTCTTTTGCCCGAGGCATAGGTTCTCCATGCGTGACCAACAAGATTGCCACGCACCACCATTTCTATCTTAAACGGAACACAACGTTTGCCGATGCTTACATTAGGTGCAGGCACGTTTACCAGCCAGTTAGGACAAATATCTTCGGTTGCATGCAGCATGTATGCAGCAATTTGGTTTAATACCTGTCCTTTATAAGGAATAGGACGTGGAAGAATAACATCAAAAGCTGAAATACGGTTACTGGCAATCATCACAAGCCAGTTGGTACCAATACTGTACACATCTCTGACCTTGCCTTTATAATAGTTTGTTTGATTGGGAAATTGAAATGAATTCATGCGCCCGAAGATAATTTACCTTGCCCAACCTGCGAGCTATATGTTGAGTTTTTTCTTGAATTTCCGGCTGTTTTTGCAATTCTGCTATACTTGTTTTGGCAAAGAATAATTATCGCAACTAAATTGAAGTATAAGCTTTGCAGATAGTAATTGCCTTTTGCACAGATTGTACCCACTTTATGGTATTGTTGCTGGTTAACATCATTGTGTTGTAAAGAACAATTAGGATTAGCTGTTTGCTGAAAATATTTTTGATCTGTTGAAGCATGAAAAGCTTCAAAGTCACCAACCGGCTGAGTACTGTTTGCAGACTTACAAACTAAAATTCAAAATAATCGTTCCTCAAAAGGGTGGAAAGAAAATTTCTGAATAATACTAACAATCAGTATTTTGCTAATTACTTAACCAAAAACGACTTGACCATGCGAAAAAAACTGCCAGTTTTACTACTGCTGTTAACGTCCTGCCTTATTTCCATTTCCTCTTTTGCTCAATCTGTAACTATAAAAGGAAGTGTAAAAGGTACCAGCACCGGAGAAGCCTTGCCAGCTGTTTCAGTAACAGTGAAAGGCTCATCCGCCGGCGTTTATACAAATGATAAAGGAGAGTTTAGCATTACTGTTCCTTCTTTACCAGTAACACTTGTGATATCTTCTGTTAATTTTGAAACCAAAGAGGTGACTGTTGCTTCAGCTTCACAACAGGTTGAAGTTTCTCTTACTAGCAGCAGTCCTCAAATGGGGGAAGAAATTGTTGTTTCAGCGACGAGGGTAGCAATCCGTAAAATTGAATCGCCGGTAACAATTGAACAAGTGAGTGCAGCTAATATCCGCAACTCACCGGCTTCAACATTTTATGAAGTTGTTCAAAATCTGAAAGGTGTGGATATGCTTACATCATCACTTACTTTTAAAACTCCTACAACAAGGGGTTTTAACGGAAGTGGTAATACTCGTTTCAACCAGATTACGGATGGAATGGATAATCAGGCTCCCGGTCTTAACTTTTCAGTAGGAAGCATAATTGGCTTGTCGGAACTTGACGTAGATAATATGGAATTGCTCCCTGGTGCATCATCGGCTTTATACGGCCCGGGTGGTATGAACGGAACATTATTGATAAACAGTAAAAGCCCATTCAAATACCAGGGTTTTTCTTTCCAGATAAAGCAGGGAATTATGCACGCTGATCGAAAATATCGCCAGGAAGTTTCTCCCTACTACAATTGGAATCTTCGTTGGGCAGAAAAGATAGGAGAACGTGCTGCATTTAAAATTACATCTGAATTTATACAGGCAAAAGACTGGCTCGCTGCAGATCAACGTAATTATAAACGCCTTGGTACAACAGGGAATCTTATTCCCGGTACACGCACAACCGATCCGAATTATGATGGTGTGAACGTTTATGGTGATGAAACAACTTTTGATTTAGTACCATTCTTACAAGGCATTGGAGGGCAAGCTCCTTTTCTAGCCCCATACATTAATACTTTAACAGGCAGCCCGATCAATGTATCACGTACTGGCTATGCTGAACGGGATTTGGTTGACCCCAACACAGTAAATTTCAAATTAGGAGGGGCATTTCATTATAAAATAACTGACGATCTTGAAGCCATTGCAATGGGATATATTGGGTCTGGCAACTCGGTTTATACTGCCAGCGATCGCTATTCATTTAAAAACTTTATTATTAAACAATACAAATTAGAATTAAAGGCAAAGAATTGGTTTATCCGTGGATGGGCCACTCAGGAGGATGCAGGTGAATCGTATAACGCAACTGTCACTACCAGGCTTACAAACGAAGCAATTCGAAAAACAGTAACCTTTACAAATGGTCAACCTACACCACAACTTACAGATTGGGCAGTTATATATTCTCAGGCTTTTTTAGCGGGTAAATTATCAGGTTTAACTGATATTGATGCTCATAATAATGCCAGGAGTGTTTCAGACGCAGGAGCACCTAAACCAGGCACCGATCAGTTTAAACAAATTTTCGATCGAGTAAGGTCGGTCCCTATTTCTAAAGGAGGAGGCTTATTTATTGAAAAATCAGATTTGTATGTTGCGGAAGGACAGTATAATTTCTCGCACCTGACAGGTAATGTTGTCGATATCCTGGTTGGCGGTGATTTTCGCAGGTTTGTTCTGGATTCAGAAGGCACTTTGTTTGCCGATTCTGCTGCTCCGATACCAATTAATCAGTTTGGCGGCTATGCTCAAGTGAGTAAGAAATTGCTGAAAGATCGTTTGAATCTTACGGTATCTGGCCGTTACGACAAAAATGAAAACTTTGATGGACGATTTACTCCAAGAGCAACAGCTCTCATTAAAGTAAATAAAAATAACAGCATCCGCCTGTCCTATCAAACAGCCTATCGTTTTCCCAGTACGCAGCAGCAATGGATCAACCTGAGAGTAGGTGGAGATGTGCTCTTGATTGGAGGTGTAACAGAGTTAAGAGATTATTACAAGTTTAACTCGAATCCTATTTACTCGCTAGAAAGTGTTCAGGCCGGTGCACCAAAGGTTTATGACTATAAAGCGTTGAAACCGGAAAATGTAACCTCATATGAACTTGGTTATAAGGGTGTGGTTGCCGATAATAAACTGCTGATCGATGTTTATGGTTATTATGGACAGTATGAAAATTTCCTTGCACGTACATTGGTGGTTCAGTCAAAAACAGGGAATATTTCCGGTTTGAACAGTGCTTCAACACGACAGGTTTATTCTGTACCTGTTAATACTGAAGCAAAAGTAAAAACCTACGGTTATGGGTTGGGGCTTGAGTATAAGCTTCCGGGTAATTTTGTAGTCACAGTAAACGGTTCTTCCGATGTATTGCAAGATATTCCACCTGGTTACGTAGCATTTTTTAACTCTCCGAAATATCGTGCAAATGTGATCGTCGGAAATAACCAGTTAGGCAAACGCAAAAATATTGGATTCAATATCGCTTATCGTTGGCAGGATTCTTATTTCTTCGAAGGTGATTTCGCAAACGGTGAAGTGCCTGCCATTCAAACATTGGATGCACAGTTCAGTTATAAGATACCTAAAACAAAATCGTTGTTTAAATTAGGTGCTAATAACCTGTTGAATCAATATTATTATCATGCACCGGGTAACCCTTCAGTAGGTGGATTATATTATGTGAGTTATTCTTACAACATATTCTAATTCACGTATCGAACATTATTTAATCATTCATGAAACTGACTTCACATATGAAAAAGATTGTAAGCTACTCACTGGTTGCCTTGCTGTTACTGTCTTCGTGTAACAAAGATATTTCCGCGCCGGTGCCAAACTCATTCCCAACTCCAACGGGACAAAGCATTGGAGATATCATTAATACAGATGCTAATTATTCATTGCTGAAACATGCATTAACACGTGCTGGTTTATTAACTGCTGTTACAAATAAGAACTCAGTGTTTACGTTATTTGCCCCTAGTAACGCAGCATTTACAGCATCAGGAATACCAAGCACAGCAGTAATCGATGCAGTGCCATTAGCTCAACTTACTGCTATTTTAAGTTATCACCTTATACCTGGTCAGAAAGTAAGTTCAGCAGGTATTACTACAACGTTCCCCAATGTGCAGATGCCTACAGGTTTAATTTTCCCGGCACCTAACACAAATCCATTAGCACGCTTCAGTATTTTTCCTTCACGCAGAGGCAGCGCAGCATGGGCAAACAATATTCCTGTGACTGCTGCAGACATTGCGGTTGCAAATGGAGTTATGCACCAGGTGGCAGCAATTGTTGCACCTCCTACTAAATTGTTACTCGATACTATTAAAAATGATCCGGATTTAGATTACCTGGAAGCTGCTCTTGTCAGGGCTGATTCGGGATTATCAACCACTTCAGCGCCAAGTTTTCAATATTATTTAGGTAATGCTGCTATTGCGCCGGGAGCTAATTTTACTGTGTTTGCACCTAATAATGCAGCTTTCCAGGCGCTTATTTACTTCCTGGTTTATCAACAGGTATTTGCGTTAACCGGAAGTGCTGCTACAGCCGATGCTCAGGCAAATGGTGCTGTTGCTGCAGGCCCCGCATTTTTAGCAACAAATAACGTAACCACCGCTTTAGTAAGAGGAGTTGTGGCTTATCATGTTTTAACACAACGTGCATTTGCAGTGAATTTTCCAGGCACTGCTACCAATTATCCAACGTTTGTGAATGCATCGATACCAGCGCATCCTGGTGTTGCTGTTTCATCAACTATTACCGGAGGATTTGCTACGGGCTTAAGCGTAAAAGGGGTAGGTAATCCAAGCGCTGCGTCTGCTATACCGACTGCAGCTGGTGTTGATCGTCCCGCAATCAATGGCGTATTTTATAAAATCAATCAGGTTCTCTTGCCACAATAATAACTATTGATTAATAGAGTCTTCAACTGCCCCTTCATAGGGGCAGTTTTAGTTTAGAACGATCATTAAAATGATTCCTGTATTTTTACAACGGGCCAATTTAAACCAGCAGATGCAGATCATTTTGTTTGATACAGGAACCAGGGCAACATTTTATCCGTTTTCGCTAACAAGGCCTTTATCTGAATTTCGTTGTGGCATCTTTACAGCTAAAGAACGTTGGGCATTTGTATTACAGCAGGAAGTATTTGCCCTTACGGAAAATTATTTAACCAACGCTTACCCATTTTCACCAGGTGAAGGAGATGATTTTTTATACATCAATGCATCCGTTATTTTATCAAATGAATTAGTGGGAGAACTAAAAGCATTAACATCTGAGAGTGCACTGCTTCGAAATAGTAATTTAATTGCTGTTCGAACGAAGAACAGATTGACATTTCCAATAACAACAGAACAAACGAAACATTGTAGGGAAGTTGAGGGTCCTGTTACTGTTCGGTTCCTGCATTATCCTTATGATCTTGTGCTCGCAAACGATCAAATGATTCGCACAGATATTGAGTTGATCCGTTCAAAAAAACTATCTGCTGCAATTTCATCAACCAATCAGTTAATTAATCCTGAACAGATCTTTATTGAAGAAGGAGCGGAGGTTGAATATTGCACACTCAACGCATCAACCGGGCCAATTTATATTGGAAAAAACGCATTACTGATGGAAGGCAGTATGATCCGTGGACCGTTTGTTGCGCTGGAAAATGCAGTGGTAAAAATGGGTAGCAAAATTTATGGTGCAACCACAGTTGGAAAAAAATGTACGGTTGGTGGAGAAATTAAAAATTCGATCTTTTTCGATTATTCAAATAAAGCACATGATGGTTATTTAGGGGATGCGGTGATTGGTTCCTGGTGCAATATTGGCGCAGGTGCTTCCTGCTCCAATGTGAAAAATACAGCTGGCGAAGTAAAATTCTGGAATCCATTATTACATCAATGGATCAGCGCAGGAACAAAGTGCGGCGTAATGCTGGGCGATTATTCAAAAGTATCCATCAATGCATCGCTCACAACAGGAATGGTAAGTGGCATTTGCAGCAACATTCTCACTACAGGGTTATCGCCTAAATTTATCGCCGATTTTACCTGGAACATTCATACGGGTGAAAAATACATATTGGAAAAAGCTTTGCATGATATTGAGAACTGGATGCAAATGAAGCAGCAATCGTTAACTAACAACGATAAGCAGATACTGGAATATATTTACGCCCGACAAACATAAACTACGAATAAAAAAACAACAAGATTATGAGACAGCAAGTAGCCGCAGCAAACTGGAAAATGAATTTGACCTATCAACAGGCTGAGGAATTAATTAATGGCATCATTCACACACCTTTTACATTAGGAGCAGATCAACGTGCAGTTTTTGCTGTGCCGTTTCCATATCTGACAATGGTGGTAGAGAAGCTGAAAGGAAAGATCAACACAGGTGTGGCAGCTCAAAACGCTTATACAAAAACTTCAGGTGCATATACAGGTGAAACTTCAGTTGAAATGTTGAAGTCGATCAATGTTGGTTATGTAGTATTAGGTCATAGCGAACGCCGTGAATACTTTAACGAAACCAATCAAATGCTTGCAGAAAAAGTAAACACTGCTTTAGCTGCAGGTATTACACCGATCTTCTGTTGTGGTGAAGCATTGGATATTCGTGAAGCAGGCACACAAAATGAGTATGTGGGTAATCAATTGAAAGAAAGTTTATTTCATTTAAGTGCCGATGAACTAAAAAAGATCATCATTGCATATGAACCTATCTGGGCAATTGGTACGGGTAAAACTGCATCGGCAGAACAGGCGCAGGAAATGCATGCACATTTGCGTAGTGTATTAGCTGCACAGTACGGTACAGAAGTTGCAAATGAAATTTCTATTTTGTATGGTGGCAGTGTAAAAGGTTCTAATGCAAAAGAAATTTTTGGTCAGCCTGATGTTGATGGCGGACTTGTAGGTGGCGCATCATTAAAGGCAGATGAGTTTGTACAGATCATTCAGGCATTAAAATAAAAGAGGTATGAAGCGTGAAGAACAGCTGCAACCGCTTTCGCATCAACATCACAATGGATTGATGGCTGCATTACTTCTGAAAAAAGGAGTAGGGAAGCAGGCTGATCCAACAGTGATGGATGATTTTATTGTGTCTGTATGGAATGGGGAATTAAGAAACCATTTCATTAAAGAAGAAGTATATCTGCACCCACATGTGTTGCAGATACCTGCGCTCATGGATAAATATGAGCAAATGAAAACGGAGCATCACCAGATACGACGTATCGTTGATGCGATAAGAAGCGGTGATTCAAGCATAGCACTCATCACCGATTTTCATACCCTTCTTGAAAAACATATCCGCTTTGAAGAGCGTGATCTGTTCCCGTTTATTGAAGAGCAGATACAACCGGAACAGTTAAATGAACTGGGTAGAAATTTAGAGCCGCTTGAAAGCAAGGCCTGCTCTGATTATCCTGTAAAATTCTGGGAATAATGGTTTGATCATTTTTAAACACCGTTGCTTATGGCAAAAGTCCTCATCCTCTTTGCACATCCTGCAATGGAAAAGTCAAGGGTGCACAAACGTCTTGTTGAGCACATTCCGAGATCGGCTGATATACGGTTTCATGATCTGTATGAACGTTATCCCGATTTTGATATTGATGTTCCTTACGAACAACGCTTGTTACTGCAGCATGATGTGGTGATCTTTCAACATCCGTTTTATTGGTATAGTTCTCCTGCTATTATCAAACAATGGCAGGATCTGGTGTTGGAACATGGCTGGGCCTATGGTACAGGTGGCCGTGCAATTGCAGGTAAAAAATTTATGCATGCCATATCAACCGGCGGTTCCAAAAATTCTTATACCGAAGAAGGCAGGAATAAGTATTCGCTTGCAGATTACATGTTGCCGTTTCAACAAACTGCATATTTATGTGATGTTGAATACCTGCCACCGTTTGTGATACACGGTACGCATCGTTTACCCGAGACCGATATGGATCTTCATGCGTTACAGTATGAACAGATGTTGCTTGCACTTGTGCAAGACCGCATCAGCAAACCCGAGATCGAGAGTTGTATTTACATGAATGATCTTGTTCCTATTCCTAACGCAATACAATCATAACCGATGGATAATAATTCAATTCTTTTCCAGGCGATGGTGTATTTGGCAGCTGCTGTTGTAATGGTGCCACTTGCAAAACGTTTAGGTCTTGGTTCTGTACTCGGTTATTTGTTGGCAGGTATTTTAATTGGGCCCACTGTATTGCAGTTTATTGGCACTGAAGGACAGGATCTGATGCACTCAGCTGAGTTTGGTGTGGTGATGATGTTGTTCCTGATTGGTCTTGAACTGGAGCCCGCCTTGCTTTGGAAATTACGCAAAGCAATTCTTGGTTTGGGTGGATTGCAGGTGCTCATTACGTCCATTATTATTTCAGGTATTGCTTATTTTTTAGATCTGCCATGGCAATCTTCATTAGCAATAGGAATGGCATTGGCACTCAGTTCAACAGCATTGGTGTTGCAAACACTTGCTGAAAAAGGAATCAATCGTACCACAGCCGGACGTAGTGCGTTTGCGGTGTTACTCTTCCAGGATATTGCAGTGATTCCGATGCTGGCATTTTTTCCTTTACTTGCTATCGCCGGGTTAACACCTGCTGATGTTAATGTGAATGAAGCAGAAGGTTGGATAGAAAGCCAAAGTGGATGGATGCGGGCTTTGATTGTATCAGGTGCAATTGGTTTTATTATTATTGGTGGACGCTATTTAATTCCTCCCATTTTTCGTTTAGTAGCAGCAACACAGTTACGTGAAATGTTTACAGCAACTGCGTTGTTATTAGTAGTTGGCATTGCTGTGTTAATGTCTTCTGTTGGATTGAGCCCTGCTTTGGGAACATTTCTTTCCGGTGTAGTATTGGCAAACAGTGAATACAAACATGAATTAGAAAGTGATATTGAACCATTCAAAGGATTATTACTTGGTTTGTTTTTTATTGCAGTTGGCGCTTCTATCAATTTTGAATTGATCATGAATCAGCCGCTATTGATCTTTGGATTAGTGTTGGCGTTAATGTTTGTAAAAGCAGTTGTGTTATTAGTATTGGGTAAGATTTTCAAACTACTTGTTGATCAGAATATTATTTTCTCTTCATCTTTATCACAGGTAGGAGAGTTTGCATTTGTTTTGTTGAGTTTTTCGTTAACAGAAGGTATTGTTGAAAGAGGTTATGTTGAGATATTAATGGCTGTGGTAGCTATCAGTATGGCACTTACACCCATTGCTTTTTTCCTCAATGAAAAAATCGTGTTGCCATTTATTGACAAGCGATTATCATCAAACAAAACAGAAAAAGAGGCGGATGCGGTAAATGAAAAAAATCCGGTGATCATTGCTGGCTTTGGTCATTTCGGCAATACGATTGGACGTTTCCTTCGGGCACATGGTGTAAGGACAACGGTATTGGATATTGACAGCAACCGTGTGGAGTTTCTGCGTAAGATGGGTTTTAAAGTTTACTACGGCGATGCAAGTCGTTACGATATTCTGTTGGCGGCTGGTGCGGCTGAAGCAAAAATGATCATTATTGCAGTTGATGATCCTGAGAAGCGGTTACAGATGATCGAAACCATCAAAAAACATTTTCCTGATCTGCAAATGCTGGTACGCAGCAGCACAAGGGAAGATACCTACGATCAGATGAATGCAGGTATACTGCATATCTATCGTGAGACGATCGATACTTCACTCCGTATGGGTGTGGATGCTATGAAGATACTTGGTCACCGAGCATACACGGCACAACGTGCTGCACGAACATTCTTCCGTTACGATGAACAGAAGTTGAAAGATCTTTCCAAGCTCCGGGACAATGAAAAAGAATACATCAACCAGGCAAGAGAATACATTGAAGAACTGGAAGAAATTATAAAGGCTGATACAAAACAACTGCACCTCGTAAAAGATCTTGGTTGGGATGAGGATAGTTTGATTGCTGATGAGAAGGTGAAGAAAGATGAGTAATGAGTAATGAATGATGAGTTCTTGTAGCTAGGCGAATCTTAGATTTACCAAAGTTATTCATCACTTATTATTCATTATTCTTTCATAATATGTTGTGCTCTTTCCAGTCTGTCGTTCACAGCTCTACCCAAACCTTCATCAGGTAATAATTCCGCAAGAATAATATCTGCGTTCATGCTATCAACTTCACGTAAAACACGGAACAGATTTTTGGCAGCTTCATCTTTACTTCCGCTTGCAGATAAAATAAACTGTTGCTCTTTGGGAATATGGGGATGATACTGTTGAAAGTTGATGAGGAAGATTTTCGTTCCTTCAAACTGTGGCAGCAATTCATTGATCTTTCCTAAATATAGTGGAGTATGTGTGGCATAATGACTTTTCAATTGTCCCGGTGCAGATGGATTATCTGTAACCTTCTTGTGATGCTTGATCTTTTTACCGATCACAGCTTCAATCTGTTCAACCGCAATACCACCTAAACGATACAATTCAATTTCGCCTTCTTCATTCCAGCCCACAATAGTTGATTCAACGCCAACGCCACATGCGCCACCATCAAGTATGTATGGAATCTTGTCATTTAATCCTTCATAAACATGTGCTGCAGTTGTTGGACTAACATAACCCGATGGATTGGCACTTGGTGCAGCAACAGGAAAATCAAGTTGAGAAAGCAATTGTAATGTCAACGGATGATTCGGAACACGAATAGCTACCCGTTTACTTCCTGCAGTAACCAGATCAGGAACTGTTTGTTGTTTGTTGAAGAGCATAGTTAACGGGCCCGGCCAGAATGCAGCAGCTAACTGCTCTGCTTCTGTTGAAATATCTTTAATGAATTTCTTTGCCTGTTCAAATGATGCCACATGCATGATCAGCGGGTTAAACTGTGGCCTGTTCTTCGCTGCATAAATTTTCAGTAATGCATCTTCATTCAATGCATTGGCACCAAGTCCATACACTGTTTCGGTGGGTATGGCAACCAATTCGCCTTTCGTTAAATGTTCGGCTGCTGTTGTTAGATCAATGCCAATTTCTGTCTTCATCTTAAATGCTTACCGGTAATTTTTCTTCGTGATAACTATCAATCTTATCCATGTGCAGAATGGTAGTGCTGTTGTCTTCACTGGGCTCATACATCATATTAAATTTCGCACCATAAATAAACTCACTATGTATGTAAGAGCTTCGGCTCACAACAGTATTTGCATATTCTTCGTCGTAACCTTTTACAAAGACAAGAATTTCAGTTTCTGCTTCTTCTATTTCTTTTCTTGTAAGCTGATAAAGCGGGCTATTTTCATTTATCATATGTACAATCGTCCAGTTGGTTGCTAATGAATTAGCTTTTGATAATTCAAGGTCAAGACTGTAAAAGGTATTCTTTCGTTCCGTTTCATTCTCTGTATATTTCATGACACAGGTAACCTTCACTTCAACATCTGTTAAAAAGTGTTTTTTGAAAGGAGCAAAACGAAACATCAATGCGTAACCGTCTTTAAAAGGTGCGAACAATGCAATACTGCTGTATTTCATATATGCTTTTGGTTGCGAAAACCGGCCATAGATCAAACCTGTTGCTAATGCAAGCATC is part of the Lacibacter sediminis genome and harbors:
- a CDS encoding hemerythrin domain-containing protein translates to MKREEQLQPLSHQHHNGLMAALLLKKGVGKQADPTVMDDFIVSVWNGELRNHFIKEEVYLHPHVLQIPALMDKYEQMKTEHHQIRRIVDAIRSGDSSIALITDFHTLLEKHIRFEERDLFPFIEEQIQPEQLNELGRNLEPLESKACSDYPVKFWE
- the kefF gene encoding glutathione-regulated potassium-efflux system oxidoreductase KefF gives rise to the protein MAKVLILFAHPAMEKSRVHKRLVEHIPRSADIRFHDLYERYPDFDIDVPYEQRLLLQHDVVIFQHPFYWYSSPAIIKQWQDLVLEHGWAYGTGGRAIAGKKFMHAISTGGSKNSYTEEGRNKYSLADYMLPFQQTAYLCDVEYLPPFVIHGTHRLPETDMDLHALQYEQMLLALVQDRISKPEIESCIYMNDLVPIPNAIQS
- a CDS encoding TonB-dependent receptor; the encoded protein is MRKKLPVLLLLLTSCLISISSFAQSVTIKGSVKGTSTGEALPAVSVTVKGSSAGVYTNDKGEFSITVPSLPVTLVISSVNFETKEVTVASASQQVEVSLTSSSPQMGEEIVVSATRVAIRKIESPVTIEQVSAANIRNSPASTFYEVVQNLKGVDMLTSSLTFKTPTTRGFNGSGNTRFNQITDGMDNQAPGLNFSVGSIIGLSELDVDNMELLPGASSALYGPGGMNGTLLINSKSPFKYQGFSFQIKQGIMHADRKYRQEVSPYYNWNLRWAEKIGERAAFKITSEFIQAKDWLAADQRNYKRLGTTGNLIPGTRTTDPNYDGVNVYGDETTFDLVPFLQGIGGQAPFLAPYINTLTGSPINVSRTGYAERDLVDPNTVNFKLGGAFHYKITDDLEAIAMGYIGSGNSVYTASDRYSFKNFIIKQYKLELKAKNWFIRGWATQEDAGESYNATVTTRLTNEAIRKTVTFTNGQPTPQLTDWAVIYSQAFLAGKLSGLTDIDAHNNARSVSDAGAPKPGTDQFKQIFDRVRSVPISKGGGLFIEKSDLYVAEGQYNFSHLTGNVVDILVGGDFRRFVLDSEGTLFADSAAPIPINQFGGYAQVSKKLLKDRLNLTVSGRYDKNENFDGRFTPRATALIKVNKNNSIRLSYQTAYRFPSTQQQWINLRVGGDVLLIGGVTELRDYYKFNSNPIYSLESVQAGAPKVYDYKALKPENVTSYELGYKGVVADNKLLIDVYGYYGQYENFLARTLVVQSKTGNISGLNSASTRQVYSVPVNTEAKVKTYGYGLGLEYKLPGNFVVTVNGSSDVLQDIPPGYVAFFNSPKYRANVIVGNNQLGKRKNIGFNIAYRWQDSYFFEGDFANGEVPAIQTLDAQFSYKIPKTKSLFKLGANNLLNQYYYHAPGNPSVGGLYYVSYSYNIF
- the tpiA gene encoding triose-phosphate isomerase; translated protein: MRQQVAAANWKMNLTYQQAEELINGIIHTPFTLGADQRAVFAVPFPYLTMVVEKLKGKINTGVAAQNAYTKTSGAYTGETSVEMLKSINVGYVVLGHSERREYFNETNQMLAEKVNTALAAGITPIFCCGEALDIREAGTQNEYVGNQLKESLFHLSADELKKIIIAYEPIWAIGTGKTASAEQAQEMHAHLRSVLAAQYGTEVANEISILYGGSVKGSNAKEIFGQPDVDGGLVGGASLKADEFVQIIQALK
- a CDS encoding putative sugar nucleotidyl transferase encodes the protein MIPVFLQRANLNQQMQIILFDTGTRATFYPFSLTRPLSEFRCGIFTAKERWAFVLQQEVFALTENYLTNAYPFSPGEGDDFLYINASVILSNELVGELKALTSESALLRNSNLIAVRTKNRLTFPITTEQTKHCREVEGPVTVRFLHYPYDLVLANDQMIRTDIELIRSKKLSAAISSTNQLINPEQIFIEEGAEVEYCTLNASTGPIYIGKNALLMEGSMIRGPFVALENAVVKMGSKIYGATTVGKKCTVGGEIKNSIFFDYSNKAHDGYLGDAVIGSWCNIGAGASCSNVKNTAGEVKFWNPLLHQWISAGTKCGVMLGDYSKVSINASLTTGMVSGICSNILTTGLSPKFIADFTWNIHTGEKYILEKALHDIENWMQMKQQSLTNNDKQILEYIYARQT
- a CDS encoding ABA4-like family protein, with the protein product MSPDSVFQLCSTIALVAWLILLIASPFWPSVDKLLISVVITLFAIVYAWLIFQSFNPDDIEKFNTLDGVMQLFTDKTAVTAGWVHYLAFDLMTGIWIKKNAQKHGINHWILIPCLFFTFMLGPVGLLLYLIIRLAYTKQYFADNY
- a CDS encoding fasciclin domain-containing protein; its protein translation is MKKIVSYSLVALLLLSSCNKDISAPVPNSFPTPTGQSIGDIINTDANYSLLKHALTRAGLLTAVTNKNSVFTLFAPSNAAFTASGIPSTAVIDAVPLAQLTAILSYHLIPGQKVSSAGITTTFPNVQMPTGLIFPAPNTNPLARFSIFPSRRGSAAWANNIPVTAADIAVANGVMHQVAAIVAPPTKLLLDTIKNDPDLDYLEAALVRADSGLSTTSAPSFQYYLGNAAIAPGANFTVFAPNNAAFQALIYFLVYQQVFALTGSAATADAQANGAVAAGPAFLATNNVTTALVRGVVAYHVLTQRAFAVNFPGTATNYPTFVNASIPAHPGVAVSSTITGGFATGLSVKGVGNPSAASAIPTAAGVDRPAINGVFYKINQVLLPQ
- a CDS encoding phosphoribosylaminoimidazolesuccinocarboxamide synthase, yielding MNSFQFPNQTNYYKGKVRDVYSIGTNWLVMIASNRISAFDVILPRPIPYKGQVLNQIAAYMLHATEDICPNWLVNVPAPNVSIGKRCVPFKIEMVVRGNLVGHAWRTYASGKRELCGAAMPDGLKENDYFPTPIITPSTKADAGHDEDISPAEIAAQGICSEAEWNQLSSYALQLFARGKEIAAKQGLILVDTKYEFGKIGETIYLMDEIHTPDSSRYFYADGFEERQQTGERQKQLSKEFVREWLIENNFMGKEGQTVPEMSDEWINTISKRYVELYEKVIGQAFVPEELSDEETQSRIIKALGELV